A genomic segment from Gracilinanus agilis isolate LMUSP501 chromosome 1, AgileGrace, whole genome shotgun sequence encodes:
- the RPS15A gene encoding 40S ribosomal protein S15a, with protein MVRMNVLADALKSINNAEKRGKRQVLIRPCSKVIVRFLTVMMKHGYIGEFEIIDDHRAGKIVVNLTGRLNKCGVISPRFDVQLKDLEKWQNNLLPSRQFGFIVLTTSAGIMDHEEARRKHTGGKILGFFF; from the exons ATGGTGCGCATGAATGTCCTGGCAGATGCTCTCAAAAGCATCAACAATGCTGAGAAGCGAGGAAAACGCCAGGTTCTTATTAGGCCGTGCTCTAAAGTAATTGTCCGGTTCTTAACTGTGATGATGAAGCACG gttatattggCGAATTTGAGATCATTGATGATCACAGAGCAGGAAAAATTGTTGTGAACCTCACGGGCAGATTAAACAAG tGTGGTGTAATCAGCCCCAGATTTGATGTTCAATTGAAAGATCTGGAAAAGTGGCAGAATAATCTGCTACCATCCCGTCAGTTTGG GTTCATTGTGCTTACAACCTCAGCTGGCATCATGGACCATGAGGAAGCAAGACGAAAACACACAGGAGGAAAAATCCTGGGATTCTTTTTCTAA